The stretch of DNA CTGTTGCCAGACAGCGCCAAGACGTCAAGGAAGTAGACCGAATTGCCCGTCATTCCGGCGAACGGGCTACCAGCCACTGGTGGAAGGGCATTATTACCTTGGAAGGGCAGTCTGGCCACGACGACCACCGCAAGCCGGTGCGTGCTACCGAGCCCAAGGTCAGCTATTCTCAACAGCTCGAAGCTCGCATTCAGGCCAGCTATCAGCAGGGCGTGGCGTTGGCGCTGCCGCTGCTGCGCGACCATCTCCGCCTCAGCCTGTTTGAGAAAAATATCATCTTGCTGACGCTGGCCCCCGAGATCAACCGCCGCTTTGGTCGGCTCTACAGCTACCTGCAGCGGCAGGATGACGATGCTGACTGGGATGTGCCCTCTGTCGATCTCTGTCTCAAGCTGCTCTGCCGCAATGATCGAGAATGGCGGCAGGCCAGAGAAAAGCTAGCTTCTCCAGATTCTCTGATTGAACGGGGCGTTTTGGAATGGCTCGATTCGGGAGAGGCCACGATGCTGAGCCGCCACCTGCGCCTGAGCGATGCTGTCTCTGCTTATCTGTTAGCTGAGCAGCCAGACTCAGACAACCTCATGCAAATCATTCAGCCTGTGGAGGTGGAAGCCGCCCCAGTAGTGGACTGGCTAAGCCAGGAAAAGCCGACCCTGCCGTGGCGATCGCTCATTTTGCCTGAGCCGCTGGTAACCCATCTCAAGTCTCTAACTCAGAGCGTCAAAGCTAGCCCCCACGGGCCAGGTCGCGTGGTGCTGCTAACCGGAGAACCTGGCACCGGTAAGACGACAGCAGCGCGTGCGATCGCACATGCTCTCCACCTCCATCTCACCTGGGTCGATCTGGCCGCAATTCCTGAGGAGGCAGCCGAGAGCGTTTTTAGCCAGCTTTATCAGCCAATGCTGGAAATTTTGCTAATCAAGTCGGCGCAGCACTGGTTTGGCCGCCATACGGCGCTAGAAACTGCCCAGCTTCAGCGCTGGCTGCAGGAACGCCAAAGCCAGCCCGGCCTGACCCTGCTCACGGTGCATCACCTACAGTCGATCAAGCCCTCCTGGCGGCAGCAGCTTGATGGCGTGCTCACCCTGCCTCGCCCTGATGCCGCTGCTCGCCGCAAGCTCTGGAAAAAGGCCATTCCTTCCGGTACCCAGGTAGAGCGTAAGGTGCGCTGGACCCAGGTAGCCGAGGAACTAAACCTGAGCGGCGGAGAGATTGATGCGATCGCAACCACCGCCCTCTCCCTAGCGGATGCCAAGTCCCCTACCCTGACATTGGCACACCTGCAGCAGGCCCTTGCCCTTCGCAACCTGGAGTTCCCCAAGCCTTAATGTCCATCCGTCTCAGATCGCTGGGCATTCTTCTCAAAAGTAGAAGCGTAGCGTCGTTACAGACAGACTCTTCTACCTAGTCTTAGAGGGCTGTATGGCG from Pseudanabaena sp. FACHB-2040 encodes:
- a CDS encoding ATP-binding protein, which encodes MSNESVAPVPNESATPFTDNWAYLKTELSWLDRLLMLAVARQRQDVKEVDRIARHSGERATSHWWKGIITLEGQSGHDDHRKPVRATEPKVSYSQQLEARIQASYQQGVALALPLLRDHLRLSLFEKNIILLTLAPEINRRFGRLYSYLQRQDDDADWDVPSVDLCLKLLCRNDREWRQAREKLASPDSLIERGVLEWLDSGEATMLSRHLRLSDAVSAYLLAEQPDSDNLMQIIQPVEVEAAPVVDWLSQEKPTLPWRSLILPEPLVTHLKSLTQSVKASPHGPGRVVLLTGEPGTGKTTAARAIAHALHLHLTWVDLAAIPEEAAESVFSQLYQPMLEILLIKSAQHWFGRHTALETAQLQRWLQERQSQPGLTLLTVHHLQSIKPSWRQQLDGVLTLPRPDAAARRKLWKKAIPSGTQVERKVRWTQVAEELNLSGGEIDAIATTALSLADAKSPTLTLAHLQQALALRNLEFPKP